In Neorhizobium galegae, the following proteins share a genomic window:
- the ribB gene encoding 3,4-dihydroxy-2-butanone-4-phosphate synthase, which produces MAYDQKRVVDALRAFEAGEIVVVTDDDDRENEGDLIVAAVHCTPDKMAFIVRHTSGIVCAPMPREEAKRLNLNAMVAENDSAHTTAFTVTVDFKHGTTTGISAEDRTLTVRNLANPNVGPSDFVRPGHIFPLIAREGGVLMRSGHTEAAVDLCRLAGLPPIGVICELVNDDGTVTRGQQVTDFAANHGLKQVSVADLIAYRQRKETLIELQTAFDVETPHGKAKAHAYSLPWDPMQHVAVIFGDIRDGVDIPVRLHLENVTRDVFGTQRSVDRYMAKIEEEGRGVIIYLREGSVGVGQKDHGRKLRQDQEGHAEAQARESEWLEIGLGAQILKDLGVTSIKLLTRSERHYVGLEGFGIKIAETVIC; this is translated from the coding sequence ATGGCCTATGATCAGAAGCGCGTCGTCGACGCCCTCCGCGCATTCGAAGCCGGCGAAATCGTCGTCGTCACCGACGACGACGACCGTGAGAACGAAGGCGACCTGATTGTCGCCGCAGTCCACTGTACGCCTGACAAGATGGCCTTCATCGTGCGCCACACGTCCGGCATCGTCTGCGCGCCGATGCCGCGAGAGGAGGCCAAGCGCCTCAACCTCAATGCCATGGTGGCGGAAAACGACAGCGCACATACGACCGCCTTCACCGTCACCGTCGACTTCAAGCACGGCACGACGACCGGCATTTCCGCCGAGGACCGGACGCTCACCGTCCGCAATCTCGCCAATCCGAATGTCGGGCCGAGCGATTTCGTGCGGCCCGGCCATATCTTCCCGCTGATCGCCCGCGAAGGCGGCGTGCTGATGCGCTCCGGCCATACGGAAGCGGCCGTCGACCTCTGCAGGCTCGCCGGTCTTCCACCGATCGGCGTCATCTGCGAACTCGTCAACGACGACGGTACGGTGACACGTGGCCAGCAGGTCACCGACTTTGCCGCCAACCATGGCCTGAAGCAGGTTTCCGTCGCCGATCTCATCGCCTATCGCCAGCGCAAGGAAACGCTGATCGAGCTGCAGACGGCATTTGACGTCGAGACGCCGCACGGCAAGGCGAAGGCGCATGCCTATTCGCTGCCCTGGGACCCGATGCAGCACGTGGCAGTGATCTTCGGCGACATCCGCGATGGCGTCGATATTCCGGTTCGCCTGCATCTCGAAAACGTCACCCGCGACGTGTTCGGCACGCAACGCTCGGTCGATCGTTACATGGCGAAAATCGAGGAAGAGGGTCGCGGCGTGATCATCTACCTGCGCGAAGGTTCGGTCGGCGTCGGCCAGAAGGATCATGGTCGCAAGCTGCGCCAGGACCAGGAGGGTCATGCCGAAGCCCAGGCCCGCGAGAGCGAATGGCTGGAAATCGGCCTCGGCGCACAGATCCTCAAGGATCTCGGCGTCACCTCGATCAAGCTGCTGACCCGCAGCGAGCGCCACTATGTCGGCCTCGAAGGTTTCGGCATCAAGATCGCCGAAACGGTGATCTGCTGA
- the aroC gene encoding chorismate synthase: protein MSHNTFGHLFRVTTWGESHGPALGCVVDGCPPGVRFTLAEIQAWMDKRKPGQSRFVTQRREDDIVKVLSGVMLDADGETMISTGTPISMLIENTDQRSKDYGEIARRYRPGHADYTYDVKYGIRDYRGGGRSSARETAARVAAGALARKVVPGLNIRAALIQIGKHKIDRANWDWDQIGQNPFFCPDAAMVPVWEDYLDGIRKAGSSIGAVVEVIAEGVPAGLGAPVYGKLDQDIASLLMSINAVKGVEIGDGFGVAELSGEEDADEMRMGNDGKPIFLSNHAGGILGGISTGEAVVARFAIKPTSSILTEQRSIDVDGNNVEVRTKGRHDPCVGIRAVPIGEAMVACAIADHYLRDRAQTGRNL, encoded by the coding sequence ATGTCGCACAACACGTTCGGTCACCTTTTCCGCGTCACCACCTGGGGTGAAAGCCATGGCCCGGCCCTCGGCTGCGTGGTCGACGGCTGCCCGCCCGGCGTCCGTTTCACGCTTGCGGAAATCCAGGCCTGGATGGACAAGCGCAAGCCCGGACAGTCCCGGTTCGTGACGCAGCGGCGCGAGGACGACATCGTCAAGGTGCTCTCCGGCGTGATGCTGGACGCTGACGGCGAGACGATGATCTCGACCGGCACGCCGATCTCGATGCTGATCGAGAATACCGACCAGCGCTCCAAGGATTACGGCGAGATCGCCCGCCGCTACCGTCCCGGCCATGCGGACTATACCTACGACGTGAAATACGGCATCCGCGATTATCGCGGCGGTGGCCGTTCCTCGGCCCGCGAGACGGCTGCCCGCGTCGCCGCCGGGGCGCTTGCCCGCAAGGTCGTGCCGGGCTTGAATATCCGCGCCGCGCTGATCCAGATCGGCAAGCATAAAATAGACCGCGCCAACTGGGACTGGGATCAGATCGGCCAGAACCCGTTCTTCTGCCCGGACGCCGCGATGGTGCCTGTCTGGGAAGACTATCTCGACGGCATCCGCAAGGCGGGTTCCTCAATCGGCGCCGTGGTCGAAGTTATCGCGGAAGGTGTGCCCGCCGGCCTCGGCGCGCCGGTCTATGGCAAGCTCGATCAGGATATCGCCAGCCTTCTGATGTCGATCAACGCCGTCAAGGGCGTCGAGATCGGCGACGGTTTCGGTGTTGCAGAACTTTCCGGCGAGGAAGACGCCGACGAGATGCGCATGGGCAATGACGGCAAGCCCATATTCCTCTCCAACCATGCAGGCGGCATTCTCGGCGGCATCTCGACCGGCGAGGCTGTGGTCGCCCGCTTCGCGATCAAGCCGACCTCCTCCATTCTTACCGAGCAGCGCTCGATCGACGTCGACGGCAACAATGTCGAGGTGCGCACCAAGGGCCGCCACGACCCCTGCGTCGGCATCCGCGCGGTGCCGATCGGCGAGGCGATGGTTGCATGCGCAATTGCCGACCACTATCTCCGCGACCGGGCCCAGACGGGGCGAAATCTCTAG
- a CDS encoding EAL domain-containing protein yields MKFWPSSGSKSLRLARSTKTPTAIAFVIALTVISTGVIIDQRYTEGFRSELRATTEKVAGLLARRLIARVETDTAAAGHLAHALREDAEGSADQFKHYVDKELGEATHFAGIAVAPNFEFAQVITRDGIAGGTPRKIGKIDIPRLADDLKSVSGRNRVSLLSGSQEGHLTLVVPVPKEEDGTDLWGAIAVLIDKQGLMEASGVTFSPATATKPNLINLEWLNVVLRDADRPEYFAFFGNDSIEDQSPMKWAVPIGGANWTLLAAPRSGWDIVPPNQLGIRLALVIAALAVIVPIFIATSLISERNRNIDALKARELNLIELSQRFNLAMEASNIGIWEVTGNSNSLFWDNRAAGLHDKPAASEGNRLYDWLGSIYPPDRTAAETHFVDCASSNTPCSETYRVQLPDGTLRYLRSAGANYRNADGTLRTTGIVWDVTGDVVMTQTLRNAKENTDIKNAELELALDELSNREQDLEELSTKLDLALDSYNCGIWESNPATRVDTWDARMCQLHGIPFTNGFVRVDDWIELIHPDDRELAKLSSYHFTENFRPDPLVVRVPQPDGSIRYIRSIGKMHKTRDGSKKVVGIAFDVTQDAILTRELKAAKDEADAKNAELELAKSRIEHNSLHDPLTLLANRRKLDMELDRLSRSSHTERQKFSILHLDLDRFKQINDTLGHAAGDAMLVHASRILSRNVRGSDIVARIGGDEFVILATGNSSAEEIGQLAQRIIAEFHQPIDFEGFACRCGVSIGIAQASGMNVDARRTLVNADIALYRAKGMGRNRYEFFTQNLQAEIVSHKRTADEVLAGIDNDEFIAFYQPQFDARTNQLTGVEALIRWNHPHHGILAPDRFLKIAEDLNVSAALDHIVLQTVLKDKMRWAALGIRIPKVSVNVSSKRLHDEALIDTLQTLAIVPGEISFELVESIFLDESEASAAGNLQRIKELGIDIEIDDFGTGHTSIVSLLKLKPKRLKIDRQLVMPILTSPQERALVRSIIDIARSLGVETVAEGVETMQHASLLRELGCDLLQGYAFARPLSFDDFTAAANRGWRKAAA; encoded by the coding sequence GTGAAATTCTGGCCGTCGTCCGGTTCCAAGTCACTGCGCCTGGCGCGCAGCACCAAGACCCCGACAGCAATCGCATTCGTTATCGCCCTTACGGTGATCTCGACCGGCGTGATCATCGACCAGCGTTACACCGAGGGTTTTCGCAGCGAGCTTCGCGCGACGACGGAAAAAGTTGCCGGCCTGTTGGCGCGGCGGCTCATTGCACGCGTGGAGACCGACACCGCTGCCGCCGGCCATCTGGCTCACGCCCTGAGGGAAGACGCCGAGGGCTCGGCGGATCAGTTCAAGCATTACGTCGATAAGGAACTTGGCGAGGCGACCCATTTTGCCGGCATCGCGGTCGCACCCAATTTCGAGTTTGCCCAAGTGATTACCCGCGACGGCATTGCCGGCGGTACGCCACGCAAGATCGGCAAGATCGATATTCCGCGCCTCGCAGACGACCTGAAATCCGTCAGCGGCCGGAACCGTGTATCACTGCTGAGCGGCAGCCAGGAGGGACACCTGACCCTGGTCGTGCCGGTGCCGAAGGAAGAGGACGGCACCGACCTGTGGGGCGCCATCGCCGTGCTGATCGACAAGCAGGGCCTGATGGAGGCTTCCGGCGTCACCTTCTCCCCCGCCACGGCGACGAAACCGAACCTGATCAATCTCGAGTGGCTGAACGTCGTCTTGCGGGACGCGGACAGGCCGGAATATTTCGCCTTCTTCGGCAATGATTCCATCGAGGACCAGTCTCCGATGAAATGGGCGGTGCCGATCGGCGGTGCCAACTGGACGCTGCTCGCCGCCCCTCGTTCCGGCTGGGACATCGTGCCGCCCAACCAGCTCGGGATCCGCCTCGCCCTCGTGATTGCCGCACTCGCGGTGATCGTGCCGATCTTCATCGCCACCTCGCTGATCTCGGAGCGCAACCGCAACATCGACGCGCTGAAGGCGCGTGAACTCAATCTGATCGAGCTGTCGCAACGCTTCAACCTTGCCATGGAAGCCTCCAATATCGGCATCTGGGAAGTGACCGGCAACAGCAACAGTCTCTTCTGGGACAACCGAGCCGCCGGGTTGCACGACAAGCCGGCGGCCAGCGAGGGCAATCGTCTCTACGACTGGCTCGGATCGATCTATCCGCCCGATCGGACGGCGGCGGAGACGCATTTCGTCGACTGCGCCTCCAGCAACACGCCTTGCAGCGAGACCTATCGGGTGCAGTTGCCGGACGGCACGCTGCGATACCTGAGGTCGGCGGGTGCGAACTATCGCAATGCCGACGGTACGCTGCGCACCACCGGGATTGTCTGGGACGTCACCGGCGACGTTGTGATGACGCAGACCCTGCGCAACGCCAAGGAAAATACCGACATCAAGAACGCCGAACTGGAGTTGGCGCTCGATGAACTGTCGAACCGCGAGCAGGACCTGGAAGAGCTGTCGACCAAGCTCGACCTCGCGCTCGACTCCTATAATTGCGGCATCTGGGAATCGAACCCGGCAACCCGGGTCGATACCTGGGATGCCCGCATGTGCCAGCTGCACGGCATCCCCTTTACCAACGGCTTCGTCCGGGTCGATGACTGGATCGAGCTCATCCATCCCGACGACCGGGAACTCGCCAAGCTCAGTTCCTATCATTTCACCGAGAACTTCCGGCCGGATCCGCTGGTCGTGCGCGTGCCCCAGCCGGATGGCTCGATCCGCTACATCCGCTCCATCGGCAAGATGCATAAGACGCGCGACGGATCCAAGAAGGTGGTCGGCATCGCCTTCGACGTCACCCAGGACGCCATCCTGACCAGGGAACTCAAGGCCGCCAAGGACGAGGCCGACGCGAAGAATGCAGAACTCGAACTCGCCAAAAGCCGGATCGAGCACAATTCCCTGCATGACCCGCTGACACTGCTGGCCAACCGCCGCAAGCTCGACATGGAACTCGACCGGCTGTCGCGCTCCAGCCATACCGAGCGCCAGAAATTCTCGATCCTGCATCTCGATCTCGACCGCTTCAAGCAGATCAACGACACGCTCGGCCATGCGGCCGGCGACGCGATGCTCGTGCACGCCTCGCGCATCCTGTCGCGCAACGTCCGCGGCAGCGATATCGTCGCACGTATCGGCGGCGACGAATTCGTGATCCTCGCCACCGGCAATTCCAGCGCCGAAGAGATAGGCCAGCTCGCCCAGCGCATCATCGCGGAATTTCACCAGCCGATCGATTTCGAAGGTTTTGCCTGCCGCTGCGGCGTATCCATCGGCATCGCCCAGGCAAGCGGCATGAATGTCGATGCGCGCCGTACTCTCGTCAATGCCGATATCGCGCTCTACCGGGCCAAGGGCATGGGCCGCAACCGATACGAATTCTTTACGCAGAACCTGCAGGCCGAGATCGTCAGCCACAAGCGCACCGCTGACGAGGTGCTGGCCGGCATCGACAACGACGAATTCATCGCCTTCTACCAGCCGCAGTTCGATGCCCGCACCAACCAGCTCACCGGTGTCGAGGCGCTGATCCGCTGGAACCATCCACATCACGGAATTCTTGCGCCCGACCGGTTCCTGAAGATTGCCGAGGACCTCAATGTGTCCGCCGCGCTCGACCACATCGTGCTCCAGACGGTTTTGAAGGACAAGATGCGCTGGGCAGCGCTGGGCATCCGGATACCGAAGGTTTCCGTCAACGTCTCCTCGAAACGCCTCCATGACGAAGCGCTGATCGACACGCTGCAGACACTGGCGATCGTGCCCGGCGAGATTTCCTTCGAACTGGTGGAATCGATCTTCCTCGACGAGAGTGAAGCGTCGGCGGCCGGCAATCTGCAGCGGATCAAGGAACTTGGCATCGATATCGAGATCGACGATTTCGGCACCGGCCATACCTCGATCGTCAGCCTTCTGAAGCTGAAGCCGAAGCGGCTGAAGATCGACCGGCAGCTCGTGATGCCGATCCTGACCTCGCCGCAGGAACGGGCGCTGGTACGCTCGATCATCGACATCGCCCGTTCGCTCGGCGTCGAAACGGTGGCGGAGGGGGTCGAGACCATGCAGCATGCGAGCCTTCTGCGCGAACTCGGCTGCGACCTGCTGCAGGGTTATGCCTTCGCCCGGCCGCTTTCCTTCGACGATTTCACCGCAGCCGCGAACCGAGGCTGGCGCAAGGCCGCCGCCTAG
- a CDS encoding DUF1344 domain-containing protein has protein sequence MRILIAALLATASVFSPLNSWAQSADVEATIKAVDAKALNFTLDDGKTYKVPEEFNFEGLKAGVKVLVFYTVVDGNRVVDDLQIVQ, from the coding sequence ATGCGCATCCTGATTGCTGCTCTGCTTGCCACGGCCAGCGTCTTTTCGCCCCTCAACAGCTGGGCGCAAAGTGCCGACGTCGAAGCCACGATCAAGGCCGTGGACGCGAAGGCGCTCAACTTCACGCTCGACGACGGAAAGACCTACAAGGTGCCCGAGGAGTTCAATTTCGAAGGCTTGAAGGCCGGCGTCAAGGTGCTCGTCTTCTACACGGTCGTCGATGGCAACCGCGTCGTCGACGATCTCCAGATCGTTCAGTAA
- a CDS encoding histidine phosphatase family protein, translating to MLIYMIRHGQTDWNAEGRLQGQQDIPLNALGRSQATRNGERLREMIGAADGFRFIASPLSRTRETMERLRTAMGLDPLAYETDERLVEVSFGDWEGHTLEEIGQISPDRLAARAEQKWSFIPPGISAESYEILCWRIGAWLQSVEGPTVCVSHGGVIRSLFRLIGNLDEDEAATVPTPQDRILEVDTRYNRMQWL from the coding sequence GTGCTCATCTACATGATCCGCCACGGGCAGACGGACTGGAATGCCGAAGGCCGGCTCCAGGGCCAGCAGGACATTCCGCTCAATGCGCTCGGCCGTTCCCAGGCAACGCGGAACGGCGAACGGCTGCGCGAGATGATCGGCGCGGCGGACGGTTTCCGCTTCATCGCCAGCCCTCTGTCGCGTACCCGCGAAACCATGGAACGGCTGCGAACCGCCATGGGCCTCGATCCCCTCGCTTACGAAACCGACGAGCGGTTGGTCGAAGTCTCCTTCGGCGACTGGGAGGGTCATACGCTCGAGGAGATCGGCCAGATTTCTCCGGACCGGCTCGCCGCCCGCGCCGAGCAGAAGTGGAGCTTCATCCCGCCGGGCATCTCTGCCGAGAGCTATGAGATTCTCTGCTGGCGGATCGGCGCCTGGCTGCAGTCCGTTGAAGGTCCGACCGTCTGCGTCAGCCATGGCGGGGTGATCCGCTCGCTCTTCCGGCTGATCGGCAACCTCGACGAGGACGAGGCCGCCACCGTTCCGACCCCGCAGGATCGCATCCTCGAGGTCGATACCCGCTACAACCGGATGCAATGGCTCTGA